The following proteins are encoded in a genomic region of Leptospira yasudae:
- a CDS encoding ATP-dependent 6-phosphofructokinase, with product MDTRIKNFGECKIPSPADYEYYTSDSSRLLFRTVFQSEEDWNSYIQSGPDFFEQAGPREKIFFQPKEVTAGIVTCGGLCPGINDVIRGIVMELYYRYGVSRILGFQYGYQGLVKKYSHKPIELTPEKVAHIVEEGGSMLASSRGNQSAVDMVDYLSLYGVKMLFCIGGDGTLRGAREIVDEIAKRGEEISVIGIPKTIDNDINYVQKTFGFSTAFSKAMEAVECAHVEAKGAPNGIGLVKLMGRHSGFIAVNAALASRNVNYCLIPEVNFDLFGNGAFLDDLKKRILKKGHAVIIAAEGAGQKFFDVTGERDPSGNLKLKDIGLFLKDTMGEFFKKENIPVNIKYIDPSYIIRSIPANAEDSVFCGFLAQNAVHAAMAGKTDMVVGMWNNVFTHLPIAVAIQERKVLQPDKSTLWRSLLASTGQPAHLEAK from the coding sequence ATGGATACACGAATCAAAAATTTCGGCGAATGTAAAATTCCTAGTCCCGCGGATTATGAATACTATACTAGCGATTCTTCCAGGCTTTTATTCAGAACGGTGTTTCAATCCGAGGAAGATTGGAATTCCTACATACAAAGCGGTCCCGATTTTTTCGAACAAGCCGGTCCTCGGGAAAAAATATTTTTCCAACCCAAGGAAGTGACGGCGGGAATCGTAACCTGCGGCGGACTTTGTCCCGGAATCAACGACGTTATCCGGGGGATCGTGATGGAACTTTACTATCGTTACGGCGTTTCGCGCATCCTCGGTTTTCAGTACGGGTATCAAGGACTCGTCAAAAAATATTCCCATAAACCGATCGAACTCACTCCGGAGAAGGTGGCGCATATCGTGGAAGAAGGCGGTTCCATGCTCGCTTCTTCCCGTGGGAATCAATCCGCGGTGGATATGGTGGATTATCTGAGTTTGTACGGAGTCAAGATGCTCTTTTGTATCGGCGGGGACGGAACCCTGCGCGGCGCCCGGGAAATCGTGGACGAGATCGCCAAACGCGGAGAAGAAATCTCCGTGATCGGAATTCCGAAAACCATCGACAACGACATCAACTACGTCCAAAAGACCTTCGGTTTTTCCACCGCGTTTTCCAAGGCGATGGAAGCGGTGGAATGCGCGCACGTGGAAGCGAAAGGCGCACCGAACGGAATCGGTCTTGTCAAGTTGATGGGACGACATTCCGGATTCATCGCGGTCAACGCGGCTCTTGCGTCCCGGAACGTAAACTACTGTCTGATTCCCGAAGTGAACTTCGATCTTTTTGGAAACGGGGCGTTCCTGGACGACCTCAAAAAAAGAATCCTAAAAAAAGGACACGCGGTCATCATCGCGGCGGAAGGAGCCGGTCAAAAATTTTTCGACGTCACCGGCGAACGAGATCCTTCCGGCAACTTAAAGCTGAAAGACATCGGATTGTTTCTGAAGGACACGATGGGGGAATTTTTCAAAAAGGAGAATATCCCCGTGAACATCAAATACATCGATCCGAGTTATATCATACGATCGATTCCGGCTAACGCGGAAGATTCGGTGTTCTGCGGCTTTCTCGCCCAGAACGCGGTTCACGCGGCGATGGCTGGCAAAACGGATATGGTCGTGGGAATGTGGAACAACGTATTTACGCACCTTCCCATCGCGGTCGCGATTCAAGAACGAAAGGTTTTACAACCGGATAAGAGTACTCTTTGGAGATCTCTTTTGGCTTCGACCGGACAACCGGCTCACTTGGAAGCGAAGTGA